The DNA segment CCCGCCTCCGGGGCCGAGCACCAGTTCAGCCACCTGTGGGAGATGGAGGGGCTGGGCCACGACCGGAGCCCGCCCCTGTCCCACGGGTTCAAGGTCGGAGTCGCCACGGTCGCGGTGGCCGCCCTGTACGAGCGGCTCCTGGCCCGCGACCTGGGCGCCGTGGACGCCGAGGCCGTCCGCGCCAGCTGGCCCGCCCCCGAGCAGGTGGAGGCGGCGGTGGCGGCCGCCCACACCGCCCCGGGGCTGGCCACGGCCGCGGTCGCCGAGAGCCTGGCCAAGCACGTCGACGCCGGCCAGCTCGGCCGCCGGCTGGCCCTGCTGCGCCAGCGGTGGCCCGGCCTCCGCGAGCGCCTGGCCGGCCAACTCCTCCCGGCCGGGCGGCTGGCCGGCATGCTGGCGGCCGCCGGCTGCCCCACCGGTCCGGCCGCGCTCGGGCTGGACCGGTCCGCGTTCAGGGCCACCTATCACCGGGCGCGGATGATCCGGCGTCGCTACACCGTCCTCGACCTGGCCGCCGAGACCGGCCTCCTGGACGAGTGCGTCGACGAGCTGTTCGCCCCCGGCGGGTTCTTCGCCGGCGCGTAAGGGGGACCGCACGCCTGGCCGGCGCCCAGCTCGGCGCCGGTCTGGTCGGCGCCGGCCTGGTCGGGGAGCGGGTCGCCTCGCCGCGGCCGTTGCCGTCGCCGCCCGCGCGGCTGCCGGTGACGGCGTCCGGGCTGGCGGGCAGGACCCGGAAGCTGGCCTAGTCGACCCGGTAGGTGTCGGTGCGCATGTCGCAGGAGATCCCGAACCGGCCCCGTCCCGCCGCGTCCCTGCTGGACACGGTGTAGGTGGCGACCAGGCGGCGGCCGTTCCAGCGGGCGATGGTCGCCGGCCGGGTGGCGCGGAGGTTCTCGACCGGCGGTGGGTCCTGGTTGCGCGCCGGCGCTGGCAGCCGCCTGACAGCGCCGCCCGTACGGAGAGGAGAGACCGCCTAGGGGAAGGGCCCGGCGCGGGGGAGCATGGCCGGGACCTGGTGGCCGAGCTGCTCGGCGAGGAACTCCGCCACCGGCAGGAGCGCCTGGAGGTCGAGGCCGGTCCCGATCCCCATCCGGTCGAGCAGGTAGACGAGGTCGTCGGTGGCGATGTTGCCGGTCGCCCTGGGCGCGAACGGGCACCCACCGATGCCGCCGGCGCTGGCGTCGAGCACGCCGACGCCGTCGAGGACGGCGGCGAAGGCGTTGGCGAACCCGGTGTTGCGGGTGTTGTGGAAGTGGTACCGCAGCGGCGGCTGCTCGCCCACCGCTTCGCGGACCCGCGCGGTCAGCTCCCGGACCTGGTTGGGCGTGCCGACGCCGATGGTGTCGCCCAGGCACAGCTCGTCGAACCCGGCGGCCGCTCCCCGCCGGGCGAGCTCGACCACCCTGCCCGGGTCCACCTCCCCCTCGAACGGGCAGCCGAAGGCGGCGGAGAGGGTCAGGGTGGTGAACAGCCCCCGCGGCCGGGCCTGGGCCGCGACCTCGGTGGCCATGGCCATCGCCTCGTCGGTGGAGACGTTCTGGTTGCGCCGGCTGAAGGTGTCGGTGACGCACACGACCACGTTGACCTCGTCGACGCCGGTGTCCACGGCCCGGTCGAGGCCGCGCCGGTTCAGGACCAGCCCGGCGTAGGACACGCCGTCGGTGCGGGGGACGCGGGCCATCACGGCCTCGGCGTCGGCCATGGCCGGGACCAGTCGCGGGTGGGCGAACGACACCGCCTCGACCCGGCGCGCCCCCGCCGCCACCAGCCGGGCGATCA comes from the Actinomycetota bacterium genome and includes:
- a CDS encoding hydroxymethylglutaryl-CoA lyase, which codes for MMQQLVIVEVSPRDGLQNESVVLSTDAKVELIARLVAAGARRVEAVSFAHPRLVPAMADAEAVMARVPRTDGVSYAGLVLNRRGLDRAVDTGVDEVNVVVCVTDTFSRRNQNVSTDEAMAMATEVAAQARPRGLFTTLTLSAAFGCPFEGEVDPGRVVELARRGAAAGFDELCLGDTIGVGTPNQVRELTARVREAVGEQPPLRYHFHNTRNTGFANAFAAVLDGVGVLDASAGGIGGCPFAPRATGNIATDDLVYLLDRMGIGTGLDLQALLPVAEFLAEQLGHQVPAMLPRAGPFP